From Musa acuminata AAA Group cultivar baxijiao chromosome BXJ3-8, Cavendish_Baxijiao_AAA, whole genome shotgun sequence, one genomic window encodes:
- the LOC103972875 gene encoding uncharacterized protein LOC103972875 has translation MEGGRQKCELLKALEALKKASKEIEANPVGAAEKGDDGCDSPSMKALLQLQSGSCDLLSGDPQLTNLSDLLNRLRCLASSIRSPSCRDDGECGRSCGGNGGILGSIRWLRSSHSHEISRVAGSIGAEIQSWIDRESADRLVSALRSISPFVARGEEVEEEEEEEGEALVRALQARISQGFDRGLQDVLLRSGAFAAVESALADVAAPKRVRECAATAVLALVRFNKAVFVGPVLMGPTVGALVSMSSASASATALRALNGLIRAIRSPLVDELHARGQIPRLVGLLGGSVAVEVRILALDWALEIGYFGRKEAIDAMIAEGLIKRLTALQRSDLGDALIEMDGGGRGAVPVGQLRRGRGVGEEERQFLEARPFASCVSRWAVQVEVGEGLRQREKREIKREVVARVREAAASEAEAATALAEVLWGSTLW, from the coding sequence ATGGAGGGGGGAAGGCAGAAGTGTGAGTTGCTGAAGGCCCTTGAGGCCCTCAAGAAGGCCTCCAAGGAGATCGAGGCTAACCCCGTTGGCGCCGCCGAGAAGGGCGACGACGGATGTGATTCCCCTTCAATGAAGGCCCTCCTCCAACTCCAGAGCGGCTCGTGTGACCTCCTGTCCGGCGACCCCCAACTCACCAACCTGTCTGATCTCCTCAACCGCCTCAGATGTCTCGCGTCTTCGATCCGCTCCCCCTCGTGCCGCGACGACGGCGAGTGTGGGCGAAGTTGTGGTGGTAACGGTGGGATACTTGGATCGATCCGATGGCTGAGATCTAGCCACAGCCACGAGATCTCGCGCGTGGCCGGGTCGATAGGCGCCGAGATCCAGTCGTGGATCGACCGGGAGAGCGCCGACCGCCTCGTCTCTGCCCTCcgttctatctccccctttgtcgcccGTGGCGAggaagtggaggaggaggaggaggaggagggggaggcgcTGGTGCGCGCCCTACAGGCGCGCATCTCACAGGGCTTCGACCGCGGCCTGCAGGACGTGCTCCTCCGCTCCGGGGCCTTCGCCGCCGTGGAGTCTGCCCTCGCCGACGTGGCAGCGCCGAAGCGGGTCCGCGAGTGCGCGGCCACGGCCGTGCTCGCCCTCGTCCGCTTTAACAAGGCCGTCTTCGTGGGCCCAGTCCTCATGGGCCCCACGGTGGGCGCCCTTGTCTCCATGTCCTCCGCCTCCGCGTCGGCCACCGCGCTCCGTGCGCTCAACGGGCTAATCAGGGCCATTCGGAGTCCGCTGGTGGACGAGCTCCACGCCCGAGGACAGATCCCCCGGCTCGTTGGCCTCCTTGGCGGAAGCGTCGCCGTCGAGGTGCGGATTCTAGCACTGGACTGGGCGCTAGAGATCGGCTACTTCGGCCGGAAAGAGGCCATCGACGCAATGATTGCGGAGGGGCTAATCAAACGGCTGACGGCGCTACAGAGATCAGACCTGGGCGACGCCCTCATCGAGATGGATGGCGGTGGCCGAGGAGCGGTACCGGTTGGCCAGCTGCGGCGGGGGCGGGGAGTGGGGGAGGAGGAGCGGCAATTCCTGGAGGCGCGGCCGTTCGCGAGCTGCGTGTCGCGGTGGGCGGTGCAGGTGGAGGTCGGGGAGGGACTGCGGCAGCGGGAGAAGCGGGAGATAAAGAGGGAGGTGGTGGCAAGGGTGAGGGAGGCCGCCGCCTCGGAGGCTGAGGCGGCCACCGCGCTGGCCGAGGTGTTGTGGGGGTCCACGCTCTGGTGA